A region of Acidobacteriota bacterium DNA encodes the following proteins:
- the murD gene encoding UDP-N-acetylmuramoyl-L-alanine--D-glutamate ligase, with the protein MNTNGSSPSWPPAHWRQVLVYGLGVSGVAAMRLLRAHGVAVIGVDRRSAEALALEEGPDFRLLAGCDPQTLPDSVDAVILSPGVPLDRPLLASARQQGVPVLAEVELAYPLVSGLLVAITGSNGKSTTTALTGAMLRAAGRETEVCGNIGEPLTARVEGTAERAFVVELSSFQLETVERFRPAAAALLNVAPDHLDRYPDLDAYAAAKARIFSRQRRGDLAVLNAEDSYGQRIAADLAGGEGPRLRWFSSRRRVEDGCCLDDDRILEVAPGEEPIELFRRSEVPLAGLHNLENAMASALLARAVGASPEAVRRGLASFRGLPHRMQRIAHQRGVAWYDDSKGTNAAATLKSLEDLPDGAVHLILGGQSKGDDPAVLAPMVARKARRVYLIGEAASQLAVALDGAAPLEPCGTLERAVASAASRVQPGDLVLLSPACASFDQFRSFAHRGERFQQLVAEVVAGTERRVGGPHGEKARL; encoded by the coding sequence ATGAACACCAACGGCTCCTCCCCGTCCTGGCCTCCCGCCCACTGGCGGCAAGTGCTGGTCTACGGCCTGGGTGTTTCCGGCGTCGCCGCCATGCGCTTGCTGCGCGCCCACGGCGTCGCGGTGATCGGTGTCGACCGCCGCAGCGCCGAGGCCCTGGCCCTCGAGGAGGGACCGGACTTCCGGCTGCTGGCGGGCTGCGACCCGCAGACCTTGCCCGATTCGGTGGATGCCGTGATCCTCAGCCCGGGCGTGCCCCTCGATCGTCCCTTGCTGGCCTCGGCTCGCCAGCAGGGGGTGCCGGTGCTGGCGGAGGTCGAGCTCGCCTATCCGCTGGTCAGCGGACTGCTGGTGGCGATCACCGGCTCGAACGGCAAGAGCACGACCACCGCTCTCACCGGCGCCATGCTGCGCGCCGCCGGCCGCGAGACGGAGGTCTGCGGCAACATCGGCGAGCCCTTGACGGCGCGCGTCGAGGGCACCGCCGAGCGCGCCTTCGTGGTCGAGCTGTCGAGCTTTCAGCTCGAGACCGTCGAGCGCTTCCGGCCGGCTGCCGCGGCGCTCCTCAACGTGGCTCCGGACCACCTCGACCGCTATCCCGATCTCGACGCCTATGCCGCCGCCAAGGCCCGCATTTTCAGCCGCCAACGCCGCGGCGATCTCGCGGTGCTGAACGCCGAAGATTCCTACGGACAGCGCATCGCTGCCGATCTCGCCGGCGGCGAGGGGCCACGACTGCGCTGGTTCTCGTCGCGACGGCGGGTCGAAGACGGCTGCTGTCTGGACGACGATCGGATCCTCGAGGTGGCCCCGGGAGAGGAGCCGATCGAGCTCTTCCGACGCTCCGAGGTGCCCCTCGCCGGCCTGCACAACCTCGAGAACGCCATGGCGTCGGCCTTGCTGGCGCGCGCCGTTGGCGCTTCGCCGGAGGCGGTCCGGCGTGGCCTGGCGAGCTTCCGGGGGCTGCCCCATCGCATGCAGCGCATCGCCCACCAGCGCGGCGTCGCCTGGTATGACGACTCCAAGGGCACCAACGCGGCGGCGACCCTCAAGTCCCTCGAAGATCTGCCCGACGGGGCTGTTCATCTGATTTTGGGCGGTCAGTCGAAGGGCGACGATCCGGCGGTGTTGGCGCCGATGGTGGCGCGCAAGGCTCGGCGCGTCTATCTGATCGGCGAGGCCGCGTCGCAGCTGGCGGTGGCCCTCGACGGGGCGGCTCCCCTCGAGCCCTGCGGCACCCTCGAGCGGGCCGTCGCATCGGCCGCGTCGCGGGTTCAGCCCGGCGATCTGGTGCTGCTTTCGCCGGCCTGTGCCAGCTTCGATCAATTCCGCAGCTTCGCCCACCGCGGCGAGCGCTTCCAGCAGCTGGTCGCCGAAGTGGTCGCCGGCACCGAACGACGGGTAGGAGGGCCCCATGGCGAAAAAGCTCGCCTTTGA